Proteins from a single region of Nomascus leucogenys isolate Asia chromosome 2, Asia_NLE_v1, whole genome shotgun sequence:
- the SPG7 gene encoding paraplegin isoform X6 — protein MAVLLLLLRALRRRPGPGPRWWGPGPAWSPGFPAGPGRGRPYMASRPPGDLAEAGGRALQSLQLRLLTPTFEGINGLLLKQHLVQNPVRLWQLLGGTFYFNTSRMKQKNKEKDKSKGKAPEEDEEERRRREREDQMYRERLRTLLVIAVVMSLLNALSTSGGSISWNDFVHEMLAKGEVQRVQVVPESDVVEVYLHPGAVVFGRPRLALMYRMQVANIDKFEEKLRAAEDELNIEAKDRIPVSYRRTGFFGNALYSVGMTAVGLAILWCVFRLAGMTGREGGFSAFNQLKMARFTIVDGKMGKGVSFKDVAGMHEAKLEVREFVDYLKSPERYLQLGAKVPKGALLLGPPGCGKTLLAKAVATEAQVPFLAMAGPEFVEVIGGLGAARVRSLFKEARARAPCIVYIDEIDAVGKKRSTTMSSFSNTEEEQTLNQLLVEMDGASLDQVPSQGTMRKLRGETAACSCLTEPTGPWRAMSFALLRLPFALKTETTFLSDLSPKASVYQTIFST, from the exons ATGGccgtgctgctgctgctgctccgtGCCCTCCGCCGGCGTCCAGGCCCGGGTCCTCGGTGGTGGGGCCCAGGCCCGGCCTGGAGTCCAGGTTTCCCCGCCGGGCCCGGGAGGGGGCGGCCGTACATGGCCAGCAGGCCTCCGGGGGACCTCGCTGAGGCTGGAGGCCGAGCCCTGCAG AGCTTACAATTGAGACTGCTAACCCCTACCTTTGAAGGGATCAACGGATTGTTGTTGAAACAACATTTAGTTCAGAATCCAGTCAGACTCTGGCAACTTTTAG GTGGTACTTTCTATTTTAACACCTCAAGGATGAAGCAGAAGAATAAGGAGAAGGATAAGTCGAAGGGGAAGGCGCCTGAAGAGGACGAAG AGGAGAGGAGACGCCGTGAGCGGGAAGACCAGATGTACCGAGAGCGGCTGCGCACCTTGCTGGTCATCGCGGTTGTCATGAGCCTCCTGAATGCTCTCAGCACCAGCGGAGGCAGCATTTCCTGGAACGACTTTGTCCACGAGATGCTGGCCAAGGGCGAGGTGCAGCGCGTCCAGGTGGTGCCTGAGAGCGACGTGGTGGAAGTCTACCTGCACCCTGGAGCCGTGGTGTTTGGGCGGCCT CGACTAGCCTTGATGTACCGAATGCAGGTTGCAAATATTGACAAGTTTGAAGAGAAGCTTCGGGCAGCTGAAGATGAGCTGAATATCGAGGCCAAGGACAGGATCCCGGTTTCCTACAGGCGAACAGGATTCTTTGGAAA TGCCCTATATTCCGTGGGGATGACGGCAGTGGGCCTGGCCATCCTGTGGTGTGTTTTCCGTCTGGCCGGGATGACTGGAAGGGAAGGTGGATTCAGTGCTTTT AATCAGCTTAAAATGGCTCGTTTCACGATTGtggatgggaagatggggaaaggAGTCAGCTTCAAAGACGTGGCAGGAATGCACGAAGCCAAACTGGAAGTCCGTGAGTTCGTGGATTATCTGAAG AGCCCAGAACGCTACCTCCAGCTTGGCGCCAAGGTCCCAAAGGGCGCACTGCTGCTCGGCCCCCCCGGCTGTGGGAAGACGCTGCTGGCCAAGGCAGTGGCCACGGAGGCTCAGGTGCCCTTCCTGGCGATGGCCGGCCCAGAGTTTGTGGAGGTCATTGGAG GCCTCGGCGCTGCCCGCGTGCGGAGCCTCTTCAAGGAAGCCCGAGCCCGGGCTCCCTGCATCGTCTACATCGATGAGATCGACGCGGTGGGCAAGAAGCGctccaccaccatgtccagcttctCCAACACGGAGGAGGAGCAGACGCTCAACCAGCTTCTGGTAGAAATGGATG GTGCCTCTCTTGACCAGGTGCCCTCCCAGGGGACCATGAGGAAGCTCAGAGGAGAGACTGCCGCCTGCTCCTGTCTCACGGAGCCCACAGGGCCATGGAGGGCGATGTCGTTCGCTCTGCTGCGGTTGCCTTTTGCACTGAAGACAGAGACCACCTTTTTGAGTGACTTGAGCCCAAAGGCAAGCGTATATCAAACGATCTTCTCCACATAA
- the SPG7 gene encoding paraplegin isoform X4 — MAVLLLLLRALRRRPGPGPRWWGPGPAWSPGFPAGPGRGRPYMASRPPGDLAEAGGRALQSLQLRLLTPTFEGINGLLLKQHLVQNPVRLWQLLGGTFYFNTSRMKQKNKEKDKSKGKAPEEDEEERRRREREDQMYRERLRTLLVIAVVMSLLNALSTSGGSISWNDFVHEMLAKGEVQRVQVVPESDVVEVYLHPGAVVFGRPRLALMYRMQVANIDKFEEKLRAAEDELNIEAKDRIPVSYRRTGFFGNALYSVGMTAVGLAILWCVFRLAGMTGREGGFSAFNQLKMARFTIVDGKMGKGVSFKDVAGMHEAKLEVREFVDYLKSPERYLQLGAKVPKGALLLGPPGCGKTLLAKAVATEAQVPFLAMAGPEFVEVIGGLGAARVRSLFKEARARAPCIVYIDEIDAVGKKRSTTMSSFSNTEEEQTLNQLLVEMDGEEGDF; from the exons ATGGccgtgctgctgctgctgctccgtGCCCTCCGCCGGCGTCCAGGCCCGGGTCCTCGGTGGTGGGGCCCAGGCCCGGCCTGGAGTCCAGGTTTCCCCGCCGGGCCCGGGAGGGGGCGGCCGTACATGGCCAGCAGGCCTCCGGGGGACCTCGCTGAGGCTGGAGGCCGAGCCCTGCAG AGCTTACAATTGAGACTGCTAACCCCTACCTTTGAAGGGATCAACGGATTGTTGTTGAAACAACATTTAGTTCAGAATCCAGTCAGACTCTGGCAACTTTTAG GTGGTACTTTCTATTTTAACACCTCAAGGATGAAGCAGAAGAATAAGGAGAAGGATAAGTCGAAGGGGAAGGCGCCTGAAGAGGACGAAG AGGAGAGGAGACGCCGTGAGCGGGAAGACCAGATGTACCGAGAGCGGCTGCGCACCTTGCTGGTCATCGCGGTTGTCATGAGCCTCCTGAATGCTCTCAGCACCAGCGGAGGCAGCATTTCCTGGAACGACTTTGTCCACGAGATGCTGGCCAAGGGCGAGGTGCAGCGCGTCCAGGTGGTGCCTGAGAGCGACGTGGTGGAAGTCTACCTGCACCCTGGAGCCGTGGTGTTTGGGCGGCCT CGACTAGCCTTGATGTACCGAATGCAGGTTGCAAATATTGACAAGTTTGAAGAGAAGCTTCGGGCAGCTGAAGATGAGCTGAATATCGAGGCCAAGGACAGGATCCCGGTTTCCTACAGGCGAACAGGATTCTTTGGAAA TGCCCTATATTCCGTGGGGATGACGGCAGTGGGCCTGGCCATCCTGTGGTGTGTTTTCCGTCTGGCCGGGATGACTGGAAGGGAAGGTGGATTCAGTGCTTTT AATCAGCTTAAAATGGCTCGTTTCACGATTGtggatgggaagatggggaaaggAGTCAGCTTCAAAGACGTGGCAGGAATGCACGAAGCCAAACTGGAAGTCCGTGAGTTCGTGGATTATCTGAAG AGCCCAGAACGCTACCTCCAGCTTGGCGCCAAGGTCCCAAAGGGCGCACTGCTGCTCGGCCCCCCCGGCTGTGGGAAGACGCTGCTGGCCAAGGCAGTGGCCACGGAGGCTCAGGTGCCCTTCCTGGCGATGGCCGGCCCAGAGTTTGTGGAGGTCATTGGAG GCCTCGGCGCTGCCCGCGTGCGGAGCCTCTTCAAGGAAGCCCGAGCCCGGGCTCCCTGCATCGTCTACATCGATGAGATCGACGCGGTGGGCAAGAAGCGctccaccaccatgtccagcttctCCAACACGGAGGAGGAGCAGACGCTCAACCAGCTTCTGGTAGAAATGGATG